Proteins from a genomic interval of Acomys russatus chromosome 19, mAcoRus1.1, whole genome shotgun sequence:
- the Sbsn gene encoding suprabasin isoform X4 codes for MLLANLLRSCCLLLLLGALPSRATKEDPIEKVIEGFSRGLSTAEREVGKALQGINNGITQAGREVERVFNGLSSMGAQAGTEMERGLDKGTRPGVYGGQHGGAASTTAVSGASVNKPFINFPALWRSIAAIMP; via the exons ATGCTTCTCGCCAATTTGCTCAGGTCCTGCTGCCTCTTGCTGCTCCTGGGGGCTCTGCCTTCTCGGGCAACCAAGGAGGACCCCATTGAGAAAGTCATAGAAGGGTTCAGCCGTGGGCTGAGCACCGCGGAGAGAGAGGTGGGCAAAGCCCTTCAAGGCATCAATAACGGAATCACCCAAGCtggaagggaagtggagagagtTTTTAATGGACTTAGCAGCATGGGGGCCCAGGCTGGCACGGAGATGGAGCGTGGCTTGGACAAG GGCACTCGTCCAGGCGTGTACGGAGGCCAACACGGAGGGGCCGCCAGCACTACAGCAGTATCTGGG GCCTCGGTCAACAAGCCGTTCATCAACTTCCCAGCTCTGTGGAGG agCATCGCCGCCATCATGCCCTGA
- the Sbsn gene encoding suprabasin isoform X1 — protein MLLANLLRSCCLLLLLGALPSRATKEDPIEKVIEGFSRGLSTAEREVGKALQGINNGITQAGREVERVFNGLSSMGAQAGTEMERGLDKVAHGINNGVETAVKETEKFTHGVNHAVGQAGKEAEKVAQGVQAGVNQAGKEAEKVGQGVHYAAGQAGKEAEKVAQGVQAGVNQAGKEAEKVGQGVHYAAGQAGKEAENLGQGVHHAAGQAGKEANQRLNGTRPGVYGGQHGGAASTTAVSGASVNKPFINFPALWRSIAAIMP, from the exons ATGCTTCTCGCCAATTTGCTCAGGTCCTGCTGCCTCTTGCTGCTCCTGGGGGCTCTGCCTTCTCGGGCAACCAAGGAGGACCCCATTGAGAAAGTCATAGAAGGGTTCAGCCGTGGGCTGAGCACCGCGGAGAGAGAGGTGGGCAAAGCCCTTCAAGGCATCAATAACGGAATCACCCAAGCtggaagggaagtggagagagtTTTTAATGGACTTAGCAGCATGGGGGCCCAGGCTGGCACGGAGATGGAGCGTGGCTTGGACAAGGTAGCCCACGGCATCAACAATGGAGTCGAAACCGCAGTAAAGGAAACAGAGAAGTTTACCCACGGGGTCAACCACGCCGTTGGACAG GCcggaaaggaagcagaaaaagtgGCCCAAGGGGTCCAAGCTGGGGTCAACCAGGccgggaaggaggcagagaaagttgGCCAAGGGGTCCACTACGCTGCTGGCCAGGCcggaaaggaagcagaaaaagtgGCCCAAGGGGTCCAAGCTGGGGTCAACCAGGccgggaaggaggcagagaaagttgGCCAAGGGGTCCACTACGCTGCTGGCCAGGCCGGAAAGGAAGCGGAGAACCTTGGCCAAGGTGTCCACCACGCTGCTGGCCAGGCCGGAAAGGAGGCCAACCAGCGGCTGAAT GGCACTCGTCCAGGCGTGTACGGAGGCCAACACGGAGGGGCCGCCAGCACTACAGCAGTATCTGGG GCCTCGGTCAACAAGCCGTTCATCAACTTCCCAGCTCTGTGGAGG agCATCGCCGCCATCATGCCCTGA
- the Sbsn gene encoding suprabasin isoform X2 has product MLLANLLRSCCLLLLLGALPSRATKEDPIEKVIEGFSRGLSTAEREVGKALQGINNGITQAGREVERVFNGLSSMGAQAGTEMERGLDKVAHGINNGVETAVKETEKFTHGVNHAVGQAGKEAEKVAQGVQAGVNQAGKEAEKVGQGVHYAAGQAGKEAENLGQGVHHAAGQAGKEANQRLNGTRPGVYGGQHGGAASTTAVSGASVNKPFINFPALWRSIAAIMP; this is encoded by the exons ATGCTTCTCGCCAATTTGCTCAGGTCCTGCTGCCTCTTGCTGCTCCTGGGGGCTCTGCCTTCTCGGGCAACCAAGGAGGACCCCATTGAGAAAGTCATAGAAGGGTTCAGCCGTGGGCTGAGCACCGCGGAGAGAGAGGTGGGCAAAGCCCTTCAAGGCATCAATAACGGAATCACCCAAGCtggaagggaagtggagagagtTTTTAATGGACTTAGCAGCATGGGGGCCCAGGCTGGCACGGAGATGGAGCGTGGCTTGGACAAGGTAGCCCACGGCATCAACAATGGAGTCGAAACCGCAGTAAAGGAAACAGAGAAGTTTACCCACGGGGTCAACCACGCCGTTGGACAG GCcggaaaggaagcagaaaaagtgGCCCAAGGGGTCCAAGCTGGGGTCAACCAGGccgggaaggaggcagagaaagttgGCCAAGGGGTCCACTACGCTGCTGGCCAGGCCGGAAAGGAAGCGGAGAACCTTGGCCAAGGTGTCCACCACGCTGCTGGCCAGGCCGGAAAGGAGGCCAACCAGCGGCTGAAT GGCACTCGTCCAGGCGTGTACGGAGGCCAACACGGAGGGGCCGCCAGCACTACAGCAGTATCTGGG GCCTCGGTCAACAAGCCGTTCATCAACTTCCCAGCTCTGTGGAGG agCATCGCCGCCATCATGCCCTGA
- the Sbsn gene encoding suprabasin isoform X3, which translates to MLLANLLRSCCLLLLLGALPSRATKEDPIEKVIEGFSRGLSTAEREVGKALQGINNGITQAGREVERVFNGLSSMGAQAGTEMERGLDKVAHGINNGVETAVKETEKFTHGVNHAVGQGTRPGVYGGQHGGAASTTAVSGASVNKPFINFPALWRSIAAIMP; encoded by the exons ATGCTTCTCGCCAATTTGCTCAGGTCCTGCTGCCTCTTGCTGCTCCTGGGGGCTCTGCCTTCTCGGGCAACCAAGGAGGACCCCATTGAGAAAGTCATAGAAGGGTTCAGCCGTGGGCTGAGCACCGCGGAGAGAGAGGTGGGCAAAGCCCTTCAAGGCATCAATAACGGAATCACCCAAGCtggaagggaagtggagagagtTTTTAATGGACTTAGCAGCATGGGGGCCCAGGCTGGCACGGAGATGGAGCGTGGCTTGGACAAGGTAGCCCACGGCATCAACAATGGAGTCGAAACCGCAGTAAAGGAAACAGAGAAGTTTACCCACGGGGTCAACCACGCCGTTGGACAG GGCACTCGTCCAGGCGTGTACGGAGGCCAACACGGAGGGGCCGCCAGCACTACAGCAGTATCTGGG GCCTCGGTCAACAAGCCGTTCATCAACTTCCCAGCTCTGTGGAGG agCATCGCCGCCATCATGCCCTGA
- the Sbsn gene encoding suprabasin isoform X5: protein MLLANLLRSCCLLLLLGALPSRATKEDPIEKVIEGFSRGLSTAEREGTRPGVYGGQHGGAASTTAVSGASVNKPFINFPALWRSIAAIMP, encoded by the exons ATGCTTCTCGCCAATTTGCTCAGGTCCTGCTGCCTCTTGCTGCTCCTGGGGGCTCTGCCTTCTCGGGCAACCAAGGAGGACCCCATTGAGAAAGTCATAGAAGGGTTCAGCCGTGGGCTGAGCACCGCGGAGAGAGAG GGCACTCGTCCAGGCGTGTACGGAGGCCAACACGGAGGGGCCGCCAGCACTACAGCAGTATCTGGG GCCTCGGTCAACAAGCCGTTCATCAACTTCCCAGCTCTGTGGAGG agCATCGCCGCCATCATGCCCTGA
- the Dmkn gene encoding dermokine produces MKLQGCLACLLLALCLGSGAASPLQSGIEGPGASAAQGLGDSISHGVGETVGQGLAKEAAGSGTQDALGRGHEEEGGLALREARGDAFDHRLEEAAQSLENAGGKKVGRRAERVIRRETDAVRNAGSWGTSGGHGMFASQGGIGGHGNPGVQGTPWASEDSYGTGSLGGSADQGGDGKLFTYETDTQGAVAQPGYGSVRGNNQNSGCTNPPPSGSSNSEVRGGGSSRGRGGNNDYGTGTTSGGNSGGGSSQGTTSGGDYDYGSTSGGNYGYSSDRTQGNRGGSSSGSRCDNPGNGGNAVRMAGGSGSQESRESNRLLGGDHDYQDHGPSGDNIQNEAVSGLKAVNPAPSSLPFSFDNFWEDLKSKLGFINWDAINKGRLPSPSTRALLYFRRLWENFKRRTPYFNWKQIEGSDLPSLQKRARGADQSSYGSPQGNPNYNWQYYAKTTPKGGVTPSSSSASRAQPGLLKWLKFW; encoded by the exons ATGAAGTTACAGGGGTGCCTGGCCTGTCTCCTGCTAGCCCTGTGTCTGGGTAGCGGGGCAGCTAGCCCACTGCAGAGTGGAATAGAAGGTCCCGGGGCAAGTGCTGCGCAAGGATTGGGAGACAGCATTAGCCATGGAGTTGGTGAGACTGTAGGCCAAGGGTTAGCTAAAGAGGCAGCCGGCTCTGGAACCCAGGACGCCCTCGGCCGGGGACATGAAGAAGAAGGTGGCTTGGCATTGAGGGAGGCCAGGGGGGACGCTTTTGACCACAGGCTCGAGGAAGCAGCCCAGTCTCTGGAGAACGCTGGGGGTAAGAAGGTTGGCAGGCGGGCTGAGCGTGTCATTCGACGGGAGACGGATGCTGTCCGCAATGCCGGGTCTTGG GGGACATCTGGAGGCCATGGCATGTTCGCCTCTCAAGGTGGCATCGGGGGCCACGGAAATCCTGGTGTTCAAGGGACTCCCTGGgcctcagaagacagctatggaACCGGCTCTCTGGGCGGCTCTGCGGACCAGGGTGGCGACGGCAAGCTGTTCACCTACGAAACCGATACCCAG GGAGCTGTGGCTCAGCCTGGCTACGGGTCAGTGAGAGGCAACAACCAAAACTCAGGG TGTACCAACCCCCCACCATCTGGCTCCAGCAACTCTGAGGTAAGAGGAGGC GGAAGCAGCAGAGGCCGCGGCGGTAACAATGACTATGGCACCGGCACCACTAGTGGCGGCAACAGCGGCGGTGGCAGTAGTCAAGGCACCACTAGTGGCGGTGACTATGACTACGGCAGCACCAGTGGTGGTAACTACGGCTACAGCAGTGACCGTACTCAAGGCAACAGGGGCGGCAGCAGTTCTGGGTCCCGG TGTGACAACCCAGGGAATGGTGGAAATGCTGTGCGCATGGCCGGAGGATCTGGAAGCCAG gaaagcagagaaagcaaccGTCTTCTCGGTGGTGACCACGACTACCAG GACCATGGGCCCAGTGGGGACAACATACAAAACGAAGCTGTCAGTGGACTCAAGGCTGTG AACCCTGCACCTTCCTCCTTGCCGTTCAGCTTTGACAATTTCTGGGAG GATTTAAAATCCAAGTTGGGTTTCATTAACTGGGACGCCATCAACAAG GGCCGTCTCCCGTCTCCTAGCACTCGCGCCTTACTCTATTTCCGCAGACTCTGGGAG aaTTTCAAACGCAGAACTCCCTACTTCAACTGGAAACAGATTGAG GGCTCGGATCTGCCGTCACTGCAGAAGAGAGCCCGTGGCGCTGATCAG AGCTCCTATGGTAGCCCGCAGGGGAACCCTAATTACAACTGGCAGTACTATGCCAAGACCACCCCCAAG